The following are encoded in a window of Sphaerisporangium siamense genomic DNA:
- a CDS encoding zinc-binding alcohol dehydrogenase family protein encodes MAETMSAWVVERPGPMESRPLRRVRLPVPEPGPGEVLVRVEACAVCRTDLHLAEGDLPPRRPGTVPGHEVVGRVAGHGAGAGRLATGTRVGVAWLRHTCGACRYCLRGLENLCPNSRYTGWDADGGYAEYTTAPENFVYTLPEDVPAERLAPLLCAGIIGYRALTRADLPPGGRLGVYGFGASAHLTAQVAIAQGATVHVLTRSARARELALELGAASAGGAYDAPPEPLDSAILFAPVGDLVPVALRALDRGGTLAIAGIHLTDVPSLTYEEHLFYERAVRSVTANTREDGRAFLELATRRPLSVTTVPYPLDRAGEALADLAADRVNGAAVLRV; translated from the coding sequence GTGGCGGAGACGATGAGCGCCTGGGTCGTGGAGCGGCCCGGCCCCATGGAGAGCCGGCCGCTCCGGCGGGTACGCCTGCCCGTGCCGGAGCCGGGGCCGGGAGAAGTCCTGGTCAGGGTCGAGGCGTGCGCCGTGTGCCGGACGGACCTGCACCTGGCCGAGGGCGACCTGCCGCCGCGGCGGCCGGGCACCGTCCCCGGCCACGAGGTGGTCGGGCGGGTGGCCGGTCACGGCGCGGGGGCGGGCCGCCTGGCCACGGGCACGCGGGTGGGGGTGGCCTGGCTGCGCCACACGTGCGGCGCGTGCCGCTACTGCCTGCGCGGCCTGGAGAATTTGTGCCCGAACTCCCGCTACACCGGCTGGGACGCCGACGGCGGCTACGCCGAGTACACCACCGCGCCGGAGAACTTCGTCTACACGCTGCCCGAGGACGTCCCCGCCGAGCGGCTCGCGCCGCTGCTGTGCGCCGGGATCATCGGCTACCGCGCCCTGACCCGCGCAGACCTCCCCCCGGGCGGCAGGCTGGGCGTGTACGGCTTCGGGGCCTCGGCGCACCTCACCGCCCAGGTGGCGATCGCCCAGGGCGCGACGGTGCACGTCCTCACCCGCTCGGCCCGCGCCCGTGAGCTGGCGCTGGAGCTCGGCGCGGCCTCGGCCGGGGGCGCCTACGACGCTCCTCCCGAGCCGCTGGACTCGGCGATCCTGTTCGCCCCCGTCGGCGACCTGGTCCCCGTGGCGCTGCGCGCCCTGGACCGGGGCGGCACGCTGGCGATCGCGGGCATCCACCTCACCGACGTCCCGTCCCTGACCTACGAGGAGCATCTGTTCTACGAGCGCGCGGTGCGCAGCGTCACCGCCAACACCCGCGAGGACGGCCGCGCGTTCCTGGAGCTGGCGACGCGGCGCCCGCTCAGCGTCACCACCGTCCCCTACCCCCTCGACCGGGCCGGCGAGGCCCTGGCGGACCTGGCGGCGGACCGGGTGAACGGGGCCGCGGTCCTGCGCGTCTGA
- a CDS encoding HIT family protein has protein sequence MEMPAGTCTFCDICAGRVEASLAFQDDTTVVIMDGNPVNPGHALVIPRVHAPGLEDLAEEAGAHMWLIAHRVARGLRRSGLRCEGVTMYLGDGEAALQDVPHTHIHVFPRFPEDNFVIDADCEPRDRRLLDQEAWVLKEAMRGLALASLPRHAPSGR, from the coding sequence ATGGAGATGCCTGCCGGTACCTGCACGTTCTGCGATATTTGCGCGGGCAGGGTGGAGGCCAGCCTGGCCTTCCAGGACGACACCACCGTCGTGATCATGGACGGCAACCCGGTGAACCCCGGGCACGCCCTCGTCATCCCGCGCGTCCACGCCCCCGGCCTGGAGGACCTGGCCGAGGAGGCCGGCGCCCACATGTGGCTGATCGCCCACCGGGTGGCCCGCGGGCTGCGGCGCAGCGGCCTGCGCTGCGAGGGCGTCACCATGTACCTCGGCGACGGGGAGGCCGCGCTCCAGGACGTCCCCCACACGCACATCCACGTGTTCCCCCGCTTCCCCGAGGACAACTTCGTGATCGACGCCGACTGCGAGCCCCGGGACCGCCGGTTGCTCGACCAGGAGGCGTGGGTGCTCAAGGAGGCCATGCGCGGGCTCGCGCTCGCGTCGCTCCCGCGCCACGCCCCCTCCGGCCGGTGA
- a CDS encoding glycoside hydrolase family 18 protein, giving the protein MRRPFQHLLTAALAAGLAAVAVPGQALAAPTVTTPSKAQTTTDHDNDRGREDRYKRVAYFIQWGVYGRNYHVKDVETSGAAAKLTHINYAFGNVDASLKCVSSDPWADWQRPVPAEQSVDGVADAEGQALNGNLNQLKKLKALHPGLKALISLGGWTGSKYFSDAVLTPESRRTLAASCVDLWMKGNLPGTPEGSGRGVFDGIDLDWEWPGSEGNTGNIVRPEDKQNFTLFVAELRRQLDAFSRKSILTAFLPAAAAKIDAGFEVPAVFRNLDFATIQGYDLHGTWDTMTGHNGNLFPDRKDPRPIKFSVDTTVRDFLKRGAPAKKLVIGVPAYGQGWTGVKSTGNGLWAQSAGPAPATWAAGTEDYKVLAAKPGKRYHDLLTGAMWSYDGNEFWSYDDPASLTQKAAYIRLKGLGGSMMWSLDGDDTKASLTSALYKILR; this is encoded by the coding sequence GTGCGACGACCTTTCCAACACCTCCTTACCGCGGCGCTCGCCGCCGGGCTCGCCGCGGTCGCCGTGCCGGGCCAGGCCCTCGCCGCGCCGACGGTGACCACGCCCTCCAAAGCCCAGACGACGACCGATCACGACAACGACCGTGGGCGCGAGGACCGGTACAAGCGGGTCGCGTACTTCATCCAGTGGGGTGTCTACGGCCGTAACTACCACGTCAAGGACGTCGAGACGAGCGGCGCCGCCGCCAAGCTGACCCACATCAACTACGCCTTCGGCAACGTCGACGCCTCGCTCAAGTGCGTCTCGTCCGACCCCTGGGCCGACTGGCAGCGCCCGGTGCCCGCCGAGCAGAGCGTGGACGGCGTCGCCGACGCCGAGGGCCAGGCGCTCAACGGCAACCTCAACCAGCTCAAGAAGCTCAAGGCCCTCCACCCGGGCCTGAAGGCGCTGATCTCCCTCGGGGGCTGGACCGGCTCCAAGTACTTCTCCGACGCCGTCCTCACGCCCGAGTCCCGCCGCACGCTCGCCGCCTCCTGCGTCGACCTGTGGATGAAGGGCAATCTGCCCGGCACCCCGGAGGGGTCCGGCCGCGGCGTCTTCGACGGCATCGACCTGGACTGGGAGTGGCCCGGCTCCGAGGGCAACACCGGCAACATCGTCAGGCCCGAGGACAAGCAGAACTTCACGCTGTTCGTCGCCGAGCTGCGCCGCCAGCTCGACGCCTTCAGCAGGAAGAGCATCCTGACGGCCTTCCTGCCCGCCGCCGCCGCGAAGATCGACGCCGGCTTCGAGGTGCCCGCCGTGTTCCGCAACCTGGACTTCGCCACCATCCAGGGCTACGACCTGCACGGCACCTGGGACACGATGACCGGCCACAACGGCAACCTGTTCCCCGACCGCAAGGACCCGCGGCCGATCAAGTTCAGCGTCGACACGACCGTTCGTGACTTCCTCAAGCGCGGCGCCCCCGCCAAGAAGCTCGTGATCGGCGTGCCGGCGTACGGGCAGGGCTGGACCGGCGTGAAGTCCACCGGCAACGGCCTCTGGGCGCAGTCCGCCGGCCCCGCCCCCGCCACCTGGGCCGCGGGCACCGAGGACTACAAGGTCCTGGCGGCCAAGCCCGGCAAGCGGTACCACGACCTGCTCACCGGCGCCATGTGGTCCTACGACGGCAACGAGTTCTGGTCCTACGACGACCCCGCGTCGCTCACCCAGAAGGCCGCCTACATCCGGCTCAAGGGCCTCGGCGGCTCGATGATGTGGTCGCTCGACGGCGACGACACCAAGGCGTCCCTCACCTCGGCGCTCTACAAGATCCTGCGCTGA
- a CDS encoding helix-turn-helix transcriptional regulator, producing the protein MTVHMVSPLFVGRERELETLGRALARAREGAATTVFVGGEAGVGKTRLIREFSQRAGGARVLVGGCLELGTDGLPFAPFTAVLRRLVRDLGHAGVAALVPGGRTRALARLLPEFGEPDDDGGEARARLFEQVLGLMERLAEIGPTILIIEDAHWADRSTRDLLSFLVRYQRPTTRLVTLVTYRSDELHRTHPLRPLLAELSRIDWVTRLDVRRLSRREVVLQAASILDREPTTLDVDLIYARSEGNPLFVEALLDGGEAAAMPDSLRDLLLVGVERLPEDTQELLRVASAGGDRIEHALLSAVAGLDDAALSQALRPAVSGNVLVVDGEGYAFRHALIREAVHDDLLPGERVRLHTRFAETLERDPGILPDPRGAIELAYHWYAALDSPSALLSAWRAAAVARKSTAYDEQLRMLTRVLELWDRVPDAAEKIGADHVDVLRQTITVAHLAGEFERGISLARAALTEIDTETDPVRAARLLRQRGLVRYDLGREGYLDDLRTAVRLVPASPPSRLRAQVLENLARVIHDPNAWAEKESLAEEAMAMAREIGDPETEAHALTSLTWARCRYSAMHDQAGAFSLAREIATRGNRYNALMRVAISESDAYEGAGWHEKAAQVARRGIADAEAFGLARTSGAFLAINLAEPLMSLGRWDEALEVIDRALEVVPPAPYRASLQGFATDIALARGETGRAESLFHASTHVLTRGYYRDQSVLPHLRREIEIRLAQGRTDDAHALVLRAVREHESESTPRYVWPVLITATEAAGPLLPELRLIAAKLPVEGDLQEAQRLTFAARYLQASNTPPSPATYTGDGPPSADGLPSPGELLSTTWLEGRVPPAAVSALWDKAVAAWAALRQPYAEARALFGAAQAAITAGDRDRAAERLSRAARLAEELRAAPLSAEIDSLARRARLPLTDEPTSSPSSSPPGDTGLGLTAREREVLRLVATGRSNREIAAELFISAKTVSVHVSNILAKLGATSRGEAAATAHRLHLFDDQPS; encoded by the coding sequence GTGACGGTGCACATGGTCAGCCCCCTGTTCGTCGGGCGTGAGCGCGAGCTCGAAACGCTCGGGCGCGCGCTCGCGCGTGCGCGTGAGGGTGCGGCGACCACGGTGTTCGTCGGCGGCGAGGCCGGGGTGGGCAAGACCCGGCTGATCCGCGAGTTCTCCCAGCGCGCGGGCGGCGCCCGGGTGCTGGTCGGCGGTTGTCTGGAACTCGGCACGGACGGCCTGCCGTTCGCGCCGTTCACCGCCGTGCTGCGCCGGCTCGTCCGCGACCTCGGCCACGCCGGCGTCGCGGCCCTGGTGCCCGGCGGCAGAACCCGCGCGCTCGCCCGCCTGCTGCCCGAGTTCGGCGAGCCCGACGACGACGGGGGTGAGGCGCGGGCCCGGCTGTTCGAGCAGGTCCTCGGCCTCATGGAGCGCCTCGCCGAGATCGGGCCCACCATCCTGATAATCGAGGACGCCCACTGGGCCGACCGCTCCACGCGCGACCTTCTGTCGTTCCTCGTCCGCTACCAGCGCCCCACCACCCGCCTGGTCACCCTCGTCACCTACCGCTCCGACGAGCTGCACCGCACCCACCCGCTGCGCCCGCTGCTGGCCGAGCTGAGCCGCATCGACTGGGTCACGCGGCTGGACGTCCGCCGCCTCAGCAGGCGCGAGGTCGTCCTGCAGGCCGCGAGCATCCTCGACAGAGAACCCACCACGCTCGACGTCGACCTCATCTACGCCCGCAGCGAGGGCAACCCCCTGTTCGTCGAAGCGCTGCTGGACGGCGGCGAGGCGGCCGCCATGCCCGACTCCCTGCGCGACCTTCTGCTCGTCGGCGTCGAACGCCTCCCCGAGGACACCCAGGAGCTGCTGCGCGTCGCCAGCGCCGGCGGCGACCGGATCGAACACGCCCTGCTGTCCGCCGTGGCCGGACTCGACGACGCCGCGCTGTCCCAGGCCCTGCGGCCGGCCGTCTCCGGCAACGTGCTCGTCGTCGACGGCGAGGGGTACGCCTTCCGGCACGCGCTGATCCGCGAGGCCGTCCACGACGACCTGCTGCCCGGCGAGCGCGTGCGCCTGCACACCCGCTTCGCCGAGACCCTGGAGCGCGACCCCGGCATCCTGCCCGACCCGCGCGGCGCCATCGAGCTGGCCTACCACTGGTACGCCGCGCTCGACTCCCCCTCCGCGCTCCTCAGCGCCTGGCGCGCCGCCGCCGTCGCCCGCAAGTCCACCGCCTACGACGAGCAGCTCCGCATGCTGACCCGCGTGCTCGAACTGTGGGACCGGGTGCCCGACGCCGCCGAGAAGATCGGCGCCGACCACGTCGACGTCCTGCGCCAGACCATCACCGTCGCCCACCTCGCCGGCGAGTTCGAACGCGGCATCTCCCTCGCCAGGGCCGCGCTCACGGAGATCGACACCGAGACCGACCCCGTGCGCGCGGCCCGCCTGCTGCGCCAGCGCGGCCTGGTCCGCTACGACCTCGGCCGCGAGGGCTACCTCGACGATCTGCGCACCGCCGTCCGCCTCGTGCCCGCCTCCCCGCCGTCCCGGCTGCGCGCCCAGGTCCTGGAGAACCTCGCCCGCGTCATCCACGACCCCAACGCCTGGGCCGAGAAGGAGTCCCTCGCCGAGGAGGCCATGGCGATGGCCCGCGAGATCGGCGACCCCGAGACCGAGGCCCACGCGCTCACCTCGCTCACCTGGGCGCGGTGCCGCTACTCCGCCATGCACGACCAGGCCGGCGCGTTCAGCCTGGCCCGCGAGATCGCCACCCGCGGCAACCGCTACAACGCGCTCATGCGGGTCGCGATCTCCGAGTCCGACGCCTACGAGGGCGCCGGGTGGCACGAGAAGGCGGCGCAGGTCGCCCGCCGGGGCATCGCGGACGCCGAGGCGTTCGGCCTCGCCCGCACCTCCGGCGCGTTCCTGGCGATCAACCTGGCCGAGCCGCTGATGTCGCTCGGCCGCTGGGACGAGGCCCTGGAGGTCATCGACCGCGCGCTGGAGGTCGTGCCTCCCGCCCCCTACCGCGCGAGCCTGCAAGGCTTCGCCACCGACATCGCCCTCGCCCGCGGCGAAACCGGCCGCGCCGAGTCCCTCTTCCACGCCTCGACGCACGTCCTGACCCGCGGCTACTACCGCGACCAGTCCGTGCTGCCACACCTGCGCCGCGAGATCGAGATACGCCTCGCCCAGGGCCGCACCGACGACGCCCACGCCCTGGTCCTGCGAGCCGTGCGCGAACACGAATCGGAGTCCACCCCCCGCTACGTCTGGCCGGTCCTCATCACGGCCACCGAAGCGGCCGGCCCCCTACTCCCCGAACTCCGCCTGATCGCCGCAAAACTCCCGGTAGAAGGCGACCTCCAAGAGGCCCAACGCCTAACCTTCGCCGCCCGCTACCTCCAAGCCTCCAACACCCCACCCTCCCCCGCCACCTACACCGGCGACGGCCCGCCCTCCGCCGATGGCCTTCCCTCCCCGGGTGAGCTTCTGTCAACCACCTGGCTGGAAGGCCGGGTCCCCCCGGCGGCCGTGTCGGCGCTGTGGGACAAGGCCGTGGCCGCGTGGGCGGCGCTGCGCCAGCCGTACGCCGAGGCCCGGGCGCTGTTCGGCGCCGCGCAGGCCGCCATCACCGCCGGAGATCGCGACCGGGCCGCCGAGCGACTGTCCCGGGCGGCCCGCCTGGCCGAAGAGCTCCGCGCGGCCCCGCTCTCGGCCGAGATCGACTCCCTCGCCCGCCGGGCCCGTCTCCCCCTCACCGACGAGCCCACCTCGTCACCCTCCTCCAGCCCGCCCGGCGACACCGGCCTGGGCCTCACGGCCCGCGAACGCGAGGTGCTCCGACTGGTCGCCACCGGCCGCAGCAACCGCGAGATCGCAGCCGAGTTGTTCATCTCCGCCAAGACCGTCAGCGTCCACGTCAGCAACATCCTCGCCAAACTGGGCGCAACCTCCCGCGGCGAAGCCGCCGCCACAGCCCACCGCCTCCACCTGTTCGACGACCAACCATCCTGA
- a CDS encoding Xaa-Pro dipeptidyl-peptidase encodes MLWAVGVTLALTATTGGVASAQATPAIDVVNGRTQSVFSYADAIREHVSVETTVDSDGDGRKDRANVDIIRPRETDRGLKVPAIIDDSPYYDNVGRGNESERKRYDDAGRPVKFPLFYDNYFVPRGYAVLLVDMVGTSRSDGCPDVGAAADIAAGTAVIDWLNGRATAYGADGAPVTARWATGRAGMIGKSYDGTLANAVAATGVKGLETIVPISAITSWYRYQRMNGVRYSEDYMPWLADYVDTDPPAKCAATRQALHEGQDDVTGNYNAFWDERNYLSGSLADVSKVRASVFAVHGIGDMNVKPDEFSTYWQALARRGVPRKLWLSQYGHVDPFDYKREEWIDTLHGWFDRWLYKIDNDAARGPKADLQLASGQWVKLPDWPSRSLDVPLWLRPGEEGQGGGLGLRPAPKGSTLSFTDDPAQTEDRMVSDPTASSPNRLVFLTPPLKRAVRFSGTPVVDIRAKLDRPDANLTALVVDYGDDLRVDHYGPGSGIRTLAEESCHGESTADDDGCYRRTETTMATRPLEIVARGWLDAGNRRSLTTTETLTPGRNYQFAWSTLPADYVVQPGHRLAVILAASDRTLTVPDQPAAATVTVDLAASKVWLPLASAEAVQNATPPATLEFAPAPERWRGPKDVVLPKQPRDFF; translated from the coding sequence TTGCTCTGGGCCGTCGGCGTCACTCTCGCGCTGACGGCCACCACGGGCGGCGTGGCGTCCGCCCAGGCCACCCCCGCGATCGACGTCGTGAACGGCAGGACGCAATCCGTCTTCTCCTACGCCGACGCCATCCGCGAGCACGTCAGCGTCGAGACCACCGTCGACAGCGACGGCGACGGCAGGAAGGACCGCGCGAACGTCGACATCATCAGGCCCCGCGAGACCGACCGGGGCCTCAAGGTGCCGGCCATCATCGACGACAGCCCGTACTACGACAACGTCGGGCGCGGCAACGAGTCCGAGCGCAAGCGGTACGACGACGCGGGCCGCCCGGTGAAGTTCCCGCTGTTCTACGACAACTACTTCGTGCCCCGCGGGTACGCCGTCCTGCTGGTCGACATGGTCGGCACCAGCAGGTCCGACGGCTGCCCGGACGTGGGCGCCGCCGCCGACATCGCCGCGGGCACGGCGGTGATCGACTGGCTGAACGGCCGGGCCACGGCCTACGGCGCCGACGGGGCCCCGGTGACGGCGCGCTGGGCCACGGGCAGGGCCGGCATGATCGGCAAGTCCTACGACGGCACGCTCGCCAACGCGGTCGCCGCCACGGGCGTCAAGGGCCTGGAGACGATCGTCCCCATCTCCGCGATCACGAGCTGGTACCGGTACCAGCGCATGAACGGCGTGAGGTACAGCGAGGACTACATGCCCTGGCTCGCCGACTACGTGGACACCGACCCGCCCGCGAAGTGCGCGGCGACGCGGCAGGCGCTGCACGAGGGCCAGGACGACGTGACCGGCAACTACAACGCCTTCTGGGACGAGCGCAACTACCTGTCCGGCAGCCTCGCCGACGTGAGCAAGGTGCGCGCCAGCGTGTTCGCCGTGCACGGCATCGGCGACATGAACGTCAAACCCGACGAGTTCAGCACCTACTGGCAGGCCCTGGCCAGGCGCGGGGTGCCCCGCAAGCTGTGGTTGTCGCAGTACGGGCACGTGGACCCGTTCGACTACAAGCGCGAGGAGTGGATCGACACCCTGCACGGCTGGTTCGACCGCTGGCTCTACAAGATCGACAACGACGCGGCCCGCGGCCCGAAGGCGGACCTGCAGCTCGCCTCCGGCCAGTGGGTGAAGCTGCCGGACTGGCCGTCGCGGTCGCTGGACGTGCCGCTGTGGCTGCGCCCCGGCGAGGAGGGGCAGGGCGGCGGCCTCGGCCTGCGTCCCGCCCCCAAGGGCTCGACGCTGAGCTTCACCGACGACCCGGCCCAGACCGAGGACCGCATGGTCTCCGACCCGACCGCCTCCTCGCCGAACCGGCTGGTGTTCCTCACCCCGCCGCTGAAGCGGGCCGTCCGGTTCTCCGGCACCCCGGTCGTCGACATCCGCGCCAAGCTGGACCGGCCGGACGCCAACCTCACCGCCCTGGTGGTCGACTACGGCGACGACCTGCGCGTGGACCACTACGGCCCCGGGAGCGGCATCAGGACGCTCGCCGAGGAGAGCTGCCACGGCGAGAGCACCGCCGACGACGACGGCTGCTACCGCCGCACCGAGACCACGATGGCCACCAGGCCCCTGGAGATCGTGGCCAGAGGATGGCTGGACGCCGGCAACCGGCGTTCGCTGACGACCACGGAGACGCTGACCCCGGGCAGGAACTACCAGTTCGCGTGGAGCACGCTGCCCGCCGACTACGTCGTGCAGCCGGGGCACCGGCTCGCGGTGATCCTCGCCGCGAGCGACCGGACCTTGACGGTCCCCGACCAGCCGGCGGCGGCCACGGTGACCGTCGACCTGGCGGCGAGCAAGGTGTGGCTACCGCTCGCCTCGGCGGAGGCCGTGCAGAACGCCACGCCGCCGGCCACGCTGGAGTTCGCGCCGGCGCCCGAGCGGTGGCGCGGGCCGAAGGACGTGGTGCTGCCGAAGCAGCCGCGCGACTTCTTCTGA
- the aspS gene encoding aspartate--tRNA(Asn) ligase: MISRVLAADLPEHVGRRVRLAGWLHRRRDLKSVSFLVLRDRSGLAQIVLREPVRALAEETVIAVTGTVAANAQAPGGAEVTGPEIEVLSAPVAPPPFDLYRPVVGGTLPTVLDHAPVALRHPRLRAPFEIAAAGVAGFRAALDGLGFVETSTPKIVASATESGANVFGIDYFGAPAFLAQSPQFFKQALVGVFERVYEVGPVFRAEPHDTARHLAQYTSLDAELGFVTDHRDVMAVLTVAVAGMHAAAAERAGAALESLGLTPPPVPEEIPSIHFADAQELIARLTGEDPRGEPDLAPAHERRLGEWARREHGSEFLFVTGYPMAKRPFYTHPDPDAPEFSQSFDLLFRGMELVTGGRRLHRHADYLAALAARGEDPAPYAGYLAAFAHGMPPHGGFALGLERWTARLTGAANVRETTLFPRDLHRLTP, from the coding sequence ATGATCTCACGCGTCCTCGCCGCCGACCTGCCCGAGCACGTCGGCCGCCGTGTCCGTCTCGCCGGGTGGCTGCACCGCCGGCGCGACCTGAAGTCCGTCTCGTTCCTGGTCCTGCGCGACCGCTCCGGCCTCGCCCAGATCGTGCTGAGGGAGCCCGTGCGAGCGCTCGCGGAGGAGACCGTGATCGCCGTCACCGGCACGGTCGCCGCGAACGCCCAGGCCCCCGGTGGCGCCGAGGTGACCGGCCCGGAGATCGAGGTGCTGTCGGCGCCCGTCGCGCCGCCGCCGTTCGACCTGTACCGGCCGGTGGTCGGCGGCACGCTGCCGACCGTCCTCGACCACGCGCCGGTCGCGCTACGGCACCCGCGGCTGCGCGCCCCGTTCGAGATCGCCGCGGCCGGGGTGGCCGGGTTCCGCGCCGCGCTGGACGGGCTCGGCTTCGTGGAGACCTCCACACCGAAGATCGTCGCCTCGGCGACCGAGTCGGGGGCGAACGTCTTCGGCATCGACTACTTCGGCGCGCCCGCCTTCCTCGCCCAGTCGCCGCAGTTCTTCAAGCAGGCGCTGGTGGGGGTGTTCGAGCGGGTGTACGAGGTCGGGCCGGTGTTCCGCGCCGAGCCGCACGACACCGCCCGCCACCTGGCGCAGTACACCAGCCTGGACGCCGAGCTGGGCTTCGTGACGGACCACCGGGACGTCATGGCGGTGCTGACCGTGGCGGTCGCGGGCATGCACGCCGCGGCCGCCGAACGCGCCGGGGCCGCCCTGGAGTCGCTGGGCCTGACGCCGCCGCCGGTCCCCGAGGAGATCCCGTCGATCCACTTCGCCGACGCCCAGGAGCTCATCGCCCGGCTCACCGGCGAGGACCCGCGCGGGGAACCGGACCTCGCCCCCGCCCACGAGCGCCGGCTCGGCGAGTGGGCGCGGCGCGAACACGGCTCGGAGTTCCTGTTCGTCACCGGATATCCCATGGCCAAGCGGCCGTTCTACACCCATCCCGACCCGGACGCGCCGGAGTTCTCGCAGAGCTTCGACCTGCTGTTCCGGGGAATGGAGCTGGTCACGGGCGGCCGGCGGCTGCACCGGCACGCCGACTACCTCGCCGCGCTGGCCGCGCGGGGCGAGGACCCGGCGCCCTACGCGGGGTACCTGGCCGCGTTCGCTCACGGCATGCCGCCGCACGGCGGGTTCGCCCTCGGGCTGGAACGCTGGACGGCCCGCCTGACCGGCGCGGCCAACGTGCGCGAGACCACCCTGTTCCCGCGTGACCTGCACCGTCTGACCCCCTGA
- a CDS encoding NAD(P)-dependent oxidoreductase, with amino-acid sequence MRVAVLGIGHMGRAIALRLLGQGHQVTVWNRTPGKAADVVRAGAAEASSPLGAALGADAALMSLSDDAAVLAVMRGLIELEGDRDSPVIVDTSTVAPDTSRSLRDVAPRRRFVAAPVLGAPGAVEDGTASGLLGGERRLAETLEPVWASLFATHWYCGADPGNATTVKLLSNYQMMAGIAVAAEALAAAEGAGLDPRLLREVFFPLPTIAPALRNRLGRMLDGDHDGWFTTRLGAKDVRLLAETAESLGVVLPIARLVERRYEEAAAQGHGDDDITAVIELVRPREP; translated from the coding sequence ATGCGGGTGGCCGTACTCGGAATCGGGCACATGGGCCGGGCGATCGCGCTGCGGCTGCTGGGGCAGGGGCACCAGGTCACCGTCTGGAACCGCACCCCCGGCAAGGCCGCGGACGTGGTGCGGGCGGGCGCCGCCGAGGCGTCCTCGCCGCTCGGGGCCGCGCTGGGCGCGGACGCCGCGCTGATGTCGCTGTCCGACGACGCCGCCGTCCTCGCCGTCATGCGCGGGCTGATCGAACTGGAGGGCGACCGGGACTCCCCGGTGATCGTGGACACCAGCACCGTCGCCCCGGACACCTCGCGGAGCCTGCGCGACGTCGCCCCCCGGCGGCGCTTCGTGGCCGCCCCCGTCCTCGGCGCCCCCGGTGCGGTCGAGGACGGCACGGCGTCCGGCCTGCTCGGCGGGGAACGGCGGCTCGCCGAGACGCTGGAGCCGGTCTGGGCGTCGCTGTTCGCCACCCACTGGTACTGCGGCGCGGACCCCGGGAACGCCACGACGGTCAAGCTGCTCAGCAACTACCAGATGATGGCCGGGATCGCCGTCGCCGCCGAGGCGCTGGCCGCGGCCGAGGGCGCGGGGCTGGACCCGCGGCTGCTGCGCGAGGTGTTCTTCCCGCTGCCCACCATCGCCCCCGCGCTGCGCAACCGGCTCGGCCGCATGCTGGACGGCGACCACGACGGGTGGTTCACGACCCGGCTCGGCGCCAAGGACGTCCGCCTGCTCGCCGAGACGGCCGAGTCCCTGGGCGTCGTCCTGCCCATCGCCCGGCTGGTCGAGCGCCGCTACGAGGAGGCCGCGGCCCAGGGGCACGGCGACGACGACATCACGGCCGTGATCGAGCTCGTGCGCCCCCGCGAGCCCTGA
- a CDS encoding hemerythrin domain-containing protein — protein sequence MDAIVLLKDDHKTVEELFKKFENAGERAYKEKQRIVEQIIHELTTHAYIEEEIFYPAARAAVPETEDHVLESVEEHHVVVWMLSELRKLEPEDERYDAKVTVLIENVRHHVEEEEQEWFPKVRESLGRNRLRELGEQMEKAKAEAPADPLAVSSARQ from the coding sequence ATGGACGCCATCGTGCTGCTGAAGGACGACCACAAGACCGTCGAGGAGCTGTTCAAGAAGTTCGAGAACGCGGGGGAGCGCGCGTACAAGGAGAAGCAGCGGATCGTCGAGCAGATCATCCACGAGCTCACCACGCACGCCTACATCGAGGAAGAGATCTTCTACCCCGCCGCGCGCGCCGCCGTCCCCGAGACCGAGGACCACGTCCTGGAGAGCGTCGAGGAGCACCACGTGGTGGTCTGGATGCTCTCGGAGCTCCGGAAGCTCGAACCGGAGGACGAGCGGTACGACGCCAAGGTCACCGTCCTGATCGAGAACGTCCGCCACCACGTGGAGGAAGAGGAGCAGGAGTGGTTCCCGAAGGTGCGGGAGTCCCTGGGCCGCAACCGGCTGCGGGAGCTCGGCGAGCAGATGGAGAAGGCCAAGGCCGAGGCCCCCGCCGACCCGCTCGCCGTGTCCAGCGCCCGGCAGTAG